One window from the genome of Candidatus Melainabacteria bacterium encodes:
- a CDS encoding universal stress protein produces the protein MKVIVAIDQTEFANQIINEVATTEWPLDTQIKILTVVGSLSSEAEAAAETAKQLEKRKKFANDLVMKARQQISESCPQSMVYAEVRCGEPHLEIIYSAAEWMPDRILIGAHGNSPNRFFGKIAQSIPQNSTCSVQIVRLKKSKNAAAETVAEAANVSK, from the coding sequence ATGAAAGTAATAGTCGCAATTGACCAGACAGAGTTTGCAAATCAGATCATTAATGAAGTGGCGACGACAGAATGGCCGCTTGATACACAGATCAAGATTCTGACTGTGGTTGGCTCCTTGAGTTCCGAAGCAGAAGCTGCTGCCGAGACTGCGAAACAATTGGAAAAGAGGAAAAAGTTTGCCAATGATCTGGTAATGAAGGCAAGGCAGCAAATTTCCGAATCTTGCCCTCAATCTATGGTCTATGCTGAAGTTCGATGCGGAGAACCGCACCTGGAGATAATCTACAGCGCTGCTGAGTGGATGCCTGATCGCATTTTGATCGGTGCGCATGGCAATTCGCCTAATCGCTTCTTTGGAAAGATTGCTCAATCCATTCCGCAAAATAGCACTTGCTCCGTGCAAATTGTCAGATTGAAGAAGAGCAAAAACGCAGCAGCTGAAACTGTTGCTGAAGCCGCGAATGTTTCGAAGTAA
- a CDS encoding XRE family transcriptional regulator translates to MTNNSTFLKTFGDTITSRRKLLQISQKDLSERCGVDRAYICHLESGRRNPSIELFNRVAIGLKMKPSRLLAMCERNAEITVPLPTTSNGAEAS, encoded by the coding sequence ATGACTAACAACAGTACATTTTTGAAAACATTTGGAGACACGATTACATCGCGTCGGAAACTCCTACAGATCTCTCAGAAAGATCTATCTGAGCGATGTGGAGTTGATCGCGCTTACATCTGCCATTTAGAAAGCGGCAGACGAAACCCAAGTATCGAGCTATTCAATCGAGTCGCAATTGGGTTGAAGATGAAGCCGTCCAGGCTTTTAGCAATGTGTGAACGCAACGCAGAAATTACTGTCCCGCTCCCCACGACCAGCAATGGTGCGGAAGCGAGCTGA
- the mgtA gene encoding magnesium-translocating P-type ATPase — protein sequence MSFTEALANQSNVGLTSGEAAALLERWGKNSFGKKAKSHWLKSILDRLRNPLVCILLAAGFISALTGETGSFAIILMVVSISIAMDICQQRKADDAVERLSASVALSARVLRDGHEVRVPSDSIVPGDVVLLSAGDLIPADGVLLEAKHLFVDQSSLSGESYPVEKVVSVSSNLENAAQSSDLSSETKCFAGSSVSSGTAKLLISATGLRTVFGELSLSLAQQRSATSFDRELQSFGNLILRFTIVLVVFAFVINISFHRPLLESLLFSVALAVGLTPELLPMIVTVTLARGALLMAKEKVIVKRLSAVQDLGSMDVLCTDKTGTLTEGKIELFKHIDLDGKSCDEVLRFAYLNSANETGIKSPLDDAIMRAFQDRGEKALYHKIDEVPFDFERRRVSVLLEQNDRQFLCVKGAVEEVVSVCSDCKVGGRLYPISEYRTRINDLFSELASSGFHILAVACRVNSERLSGLTVADEEKLTFLGFAAFLDPPKQSASAALRALKDDGVDVKILSGDHELVARYVCNELQFTVTGSLTGADLDALDDASLSLKIDQVNLFCRVNPSQKNRIIILLRGRDKIVGFLGDGINDAPSLHAADVGVSVDSAVDVAKQAADLVLLEHDLRVLHAGIREGRRAFSNVHKYIMMATSSNFGNMVSMAAASLILPFLPLLPFQILLNNLLYDLSELALPTDNVDEELLAKPCRESMSSIQKFMLSVGPISSIFDFITFFLLLAVLKADQTLFRSGWFIESLATQILVIFVIRTRRKFWLSTPSAPLAIASVATLIVACLLTQTRLGALLQFTALPLSFFIMLGIIAVIYLAIVAVVSTRFYARGSLR from the coding sequence ATGTCCTTCACCGAAGCCCTCGCCAATCAATCTAACGTCGGGCTAACCAGCGGCGAAGCCGCAGCACTTCTTGAACGCTGGGGCAAAAACAGCTTTGGCAAGAAGGCAAAGTCCCACTGGCTCAAATCCATACTAGATAGATTGCGAAATCCGCTTGTCTGTATCTTGCTGGCAGCCGGCTTCATTTCGGCTTTGACGGGCGAGACCGGCAGCTTTGCCATAATCCTGATGGTCGTTTCGATTAGCATCGCAATGGACATCTGCCAACAGAGGAAAGCTGACGATGCCGTGGAAAGGTTATCGGCAAGTGTGGCCTTGAGTGCTCGTGTGCTTCGAGATGGGCATGAAGTTCGTGTACCTAGCGACAGTATCGTGCCCGGTGACGTTGTCTTGCTGTCAGCCGGAGATCTGATTCCCGCCGACGGCGTACTTCTTGAGGCTAAACACTTATTCGTCGATCAATCGAGCCTTTCAGGCGAGTCCTATCCGGTGGAAAAGGTTGTCTCAGTTTCGTCGAATCTGGAAAATGCCGCTCAGTCGTCTGATTTGAGCAGTGAAACTAAGTGCTTCGCAGGAAGCTCTGTCAGCAGCGGAACAGCAAAACTGTTGATTTCTGCGACCGGGCTTCGCACTGTATTTGGTGAACTCAGTCTCAGCCTGGCGCAGCAGCGCTCTGCAACTTCATTTGACAGGGAATTGCAAAGTTTCGGCAATTTGATATTGCGGTTCACCATAGTGCTTGTAGTCTTTGCATTTGTCATCAACATCTCGTTTCACCGCCCATTGTTGGAATCGTTGTTGTTCAGCGTTGCTCTGGCTGTTGGTTTGACGCCCGAGTTGTTGCCCATGATTGTCACTGTCACTCTGGCGCGTGGCGCCTTGTTGATGGCGAAAGAAAAGGTGATTGTCAAACGCCTGTCTGCTGTACAAGACCTCGGGTCTATGGACGTTCTGTGCACCGACAAAACTGGAACATTGACTGAAGGCAAGATTGAGCTGTTTAAACATATCGATCTGGATGGGAAGTCGTGTGATGAGGTGCTCCGCTTCGCGTACTTGAACAGTGCCAATGAGACAGGCATTAAGAGCCCGCTTGATGATGCAATTATGCGTGCGTTTCAGGACCGCGGTGAAAAAGCCCTGTACCACAAAATCGATGAAGTGCCGTTCGATTTCGAGAGAAGGCGTGTGTCTGTCTTACTAGAGCAGAACGATCGCCAGTTTCTGTGCGTCAAAGGTGCTGTTGAAGAAGTCGTCTCTGTCTGTTCGGACTGCAAAGTAGGTGGTCGTTTGTATCCGATATCTGAATATCGGACTCGTATCAATGATCTATTCTCTGAATTGGCGTCCAGTGGATTTCATATTCTTGCTGTCGCTTGTCGGGTAAATTCGGAGCGATTGTCTGGACTGACAGTTGCCGACGAAGAGAAACTTACATTTCTGGGTTTCGCGGCTTTTCTGGACCCACCTAAACAGTCAGCTTCGGCAGCACTTCGTGCTTTGAAAGACGATGGAGTTGATGTAAAAATCCTTTCCGGCGATCATGAATTGGTGGCGCGCTACGTTTGCAATGAATTGCAGTTTACAGTTACAGGCAGTCTTACGGGCGCAGACCTTGACGCTCTGGATGATGCCAGCCTGAGCTTGAAGATCGACCAGGTGAATTTGTTTTGCCGTGTCAACCCATCTCAAAAGAATCGCATTATTATCCTTTTGCGTGGACGGGACAAGATTGTTGGATTTTTGGGCGATGGAATTAACGATGCGCCATCGTTGCACGCAGCTGATGTCGGAGTTTCGGTCGACAGTGCCGTTGATGTGGCGAAACAAGCTGCCGACCTGGTTTTGTTGGAGCACGACCTGCGCGTGTTGCACGCTGGTATTCGCGAAGGACGGCGAGCCTTTTCCAATGTGCACAAATACATAATGATGGCGACAAGTTCCAACTTTGGAAATATGGTCAGCATGGCCGCAGCAAGTTTGATTTTGCCTTTCTTGCCGCTGCTTCCTTTTCAAATTTTGCTGAACAATCTCCTGTACGATCTTTCTGAACTGGCTCTGCCGACCGATAATGTGGATGAGGAGTTACTGGCAAAACCTTGTCGCGAGAGCATGTCGAGCATCCAGAAGTTTATGCTCAGTGTTGGTCCAATCAGTTCGATATTCGACTTCATTACTTTCTTTTTGCTGCTTGCAGTTTTAAAAGCGGATCAAACCCTCTTCCGTTCAGGCTGGTTTATCGAATCGTTAGCGACACAAATACTGGTCATCTTCGTCATTCGTACGAGGCGGAAGTTCTGGCTGAGTACCCCGAGCGCTCCGCTTGCGATTGCCAGCGTCGCCACTCTAATAGTGGCTTGCCTCCTGACGCAGACGAGGCTTGGAGCGCTGCTTCAATTTACAGCGCTTCCGCTCTCATTCTTCATCATGCTTGGAATTATCGCTGTTATATATCTGGCTATAGTTGCCGTAGTCAGCACCAGATTCTATGCCAGGGGGAGCCTTCGGTGA